The proteins below come from a single Stomoxys calcitrans chromosome 1, idStoCalc2.1, whole genome shotgun sequence genomic window:
- the LOC106092787 gene encoding troponin C — MSSVDEDLTPEQIAVLQKAFNSFDSQKTGSISTDLVADILRLMGQPFDKKILDELIDEVDEDKSGRLEFEEFVQLAAKFIVEEDAEAMQKELREAFRLYDKQGNGYIPTSCLREILKELDDALTEQELDIMIEEIDSDRSGTVDFDEFMEMMTGE, encoded by the exons ATGAGCAGCGTT GATGAAGATCTTACACCCGAGCAAATTGCCG TTTTGCAAAAGGCTTTCAACAGCTTTGACAGCCAAAAGACCGGCAGCATATCCACCGACCTGGTAGCTGATATCTTGCGTCTGATGGGTCAACCCTTCGACAAGAAGATCCTTGATGAACTCATTGATGAAGTTGATGAAGATA AATCCGGTCGCTTGGAATTTGAGGAATTCGTACAGTTGGCTGCCAAGTTCATTGTTGAGGAAGATGCTGAAGCCATGCAAAAGGAATTGCGTGAAGCCTTCCGTCTGTATGACAAACAAGGCAATGGTTACATTCCCACCTCATGTCTTAGAGAAATTCTCAAGGAATTGGATGATGCTTTGACCGAACAAGAATTGGACATCATGATTGAAGAAATTGATTCTGATCGTTCCGGCACCGTAGATTTCGATG AATTCATGGAGATGATGACTGGCGAATAG